Proteins from a genomic interval of Triplophysa dalaica isolate WHDGS20190420 chromosome 13, ASM1584641v1, whole genome shotgun sequence:
- the scara5 gene encoding scavenger receptor class A member 5 isoform X3, with product MTLGSLTWNLIGLNLKTNKPVYIKQYPLSKHKEQGIQHLIENFVKQGVLEQTHSPYNTPIDPVMKADGKTWRLTQDLRAVNQLIIPLAPIVPDVLTVMNSVPHSHKYFTVIDLCSAFFSVPVHPDTQPLLIFTFKGQQYSWKRLAQGYVDSPAVFSAAVHRTLAKMIDLPSSVCVLEFADDILVSGETEEDCVKASVIVCNVLAETGFKASKEHDRHLRGLIDHKAPPNTALEWTAEADEHFNASKAAITTPPALDLPDYTKPFHLHVRETVGAALGVLLQLHGSTYRPVACLRAVAAAALIVQMAEKTVLSHPLILYASHQVGAILHNIQTQHMTAQRRSGYVATLLAMKKLSIQTTANINPALLGILGMVDMADFNVEHDCIFELTTSYSSRFDLLDTHLDGGEHIYVDGSCSKPSDGVYLCGYAVVSDSGEDKKSL from the exons atgacaCTGGGttcattgacatggaaccttatagggctaaacttaaaaacaaacaaacctgtctacattaaacaataccctttgtctaaacATAAGGAGCAAggcattcaacatttgattgaaaattttgtcaagcagggtgtcctcgaacaaacacattcaccatataacacaccaattgaTCCTGTTATGAAAGCTGATGGGAAAACctggagattaactcaagatttaagagcagttaatcagttaatcataccactcgcaccaattgtgcctgatgttttgactgttatgaattcagtgccacattcgcacaagtattttacagtcattgatttgtgttcagcctttttctctgtacctgtacacccagatactcagcctttgttaatatttacatttaaggggcagcaatattcgtggaaacgccttgctcagggctatgtagactcacccgctgtcttttctgcagcagtgcacagaactttggccaaaatgattGATCTGccttcatcagtttgtgttcttgagtttgcagatgacatcctcgtgtcgggggagacggaggaaGACTGTGTAAAAGCATCTGTGATagtttgcaatgtacttgctgaaacaggttttaaagcctcgaaagagcacgataggcacctgaggggtctgatagatcacaaagctccgccaaacacagcattggagtggactgcggaagcagatgaacatttcaatgcctCGAAAGCAGCCATCACAACCCCACCAGCATTGGACCTGCCGgactacaccaagccttttcacttgcatgttagggagaCAGTGGGTGCAGCTCTAGGGGTCCTGttgcaacttcatggctcaacatataggccagttgcatgtcttcgtgctgtggctgcagctgctctgattgtacagatggctgagaaaactgtgctgtcacaccctttaatattatatgcatcccatcaggtaggagcaattttacacaacatacaaacacaacacatgacagcgcaacgacgctcaggttacgTGGCTACTCTGCTGGCAATGAAAAAACTTAgcattcaaactacagcaaacattaatcctgctttgctgggtattttgggtatggtagacatggcagattttaatgttgaacatgactgcatctttgaactgaccacctcttactcttctaggttcgatctgttggataCGCACCTAGATGGGGGAGAAcatatttatgttgatgggtcttgttcaaagccctctgacggtgtctacctttgtggctatgctgtggtttccgatTCAGGAGAG gacaaaaagtctttgtga